From Peromyscus eremicus chromosome 3, PerEre_H2_v1, whole genome shotgun sequence, one genomic window encodes:
- the Dctn1 gene encoding dynactin subunit 1 isoform X8, whose amino-acid sequence MAQSKRHAYNRTPSASRMSAEAGARPLRVGSRVEVIGKGHRGTVAYVGATLFATGKWVGVILDEAKGKNDGTVQGRKYFTCDEGHGIFVRQSQIQVFEDGADTTSPETPDSSASKVLKREGADAAAKTSKLPTRPASTGVSGASSSLGPSGSASAGELSSSEPSTPAQTPLAAPIIPTPALTSPGAAPPLPSPSKEEEGLRAQVRDLEEKLETLRLKRSEDKAKLKELEKHKIQLEQVQEWKSKMQEQQADLQRRLKEARKEAKEALEAKERYMEEMADTADAIEMATLDKEMAEERAESLQQEVEALKERVDELTTDLEILKAEIEEKGSDGAASSYQLKQLEEQNARLKDALVRMRDLSSSEKQEHVKLQKLMEKKNQELEVVRQQRERLQEELSQAESTIDELKEQVDAALGAEEMVEMLTDRNLNLEEKVRELRETVGDLEAMNEMNDELQENARETELELREQLDMAGARVREAQKRVEAAQETVADYQQTIKKYRQLTAHLQDVNRELTNQQEASVERQQQPPPETFDFKIKFAETKAHAKAIEMELRQMEVAQANRHMSLLTAFMPDSFLRPGGDHDCVLVLLLMPRLICKAELIRKQAQEKFDLSENCSERPGLRGAAGEQLSFAAGLVYSLSLLQATLHRYEHALSQCNVDVYKKVGSLYPEMSAHERSLDFLIELLHKDQLDETVNVEPLTKAIKYYQHLYSIHLAEQPEDSTMQLADHIKFTQSALDCMGVEVGRLRAFLQGGQEATDIALLLRDLETSCSDIRQFCKKIRRRMPGTDAPGIPAALAFGPQVSDTLLDCRKHLTWVVAVLQEVAAAAAQLIAPLAENEGLPVAALEELAFKASEQIYGSPSSSPYECLRQSCTILISTMNKLATAMQEGEYDAERPPSKPPPVELRAAALRAEITDAEGLGLKLEDRETVIKELKKSLKIKGEELSEANVRLSLLEKKLDSAAKDADERIEKVQTRLEETQTLLRKKEKDFEETMDALQADIDQLEAEKAELKQRLSSQSKRTIEGLRGPPPSGIATLVSGIAGGGTPGQAPGALSGPGLVKDSPLLLQQISAMRLHISQLQHENSILKGAQMKASLAALPPLHVAKLSLPPHEGPGGELVDGALYRKTSQLLETLNQLSTHTHVVDITRASPAAKSPSAQLMEQVIQLKSLSDTIERLKDEVLKETVTQRPGATVPTDFATFPSSAFLRAKEEQQDDTVYMGKVTFSCAAGLGQRHRLVLTQEQLHQLHSRLIS is encoded by the exons ATGGCCCAGAGCAAGAGGCACGCGTACAATCGG ACTCCGAGTGCCAGCAGGATGAGTGCGGAAGCAGGTGCCCGGCCCCTGCGGGTAGGCTCCCGTGTAGAAGTGATTGGAAAAGGCCACCGAGGCACTGTGGCCTATGTTGGAGCCACACTCTTTGCCACTGGCAAATGGGTGGGCGTGATCCTGGATGAAGCAAAAGGCAAGAACGATGGCACTGTCCAGGGAAGGAAGTATTTCACATGTGATGAAGGCCATGGCATCTTCGTACGCCAATCCCAG ATCCAAGTATTTGAAGATGGAGCAGATACTACTTCCCCAGAGACTCCTGACTCTTCTGCTTCAAAGGTCCTCAAGAGAG AGGGAGCGGATGCAGCTGCAAAGACCAGCAAACTG CCTACTCGCCCAGCCAGTACGGGGGTGTCGGGGGCCAGTAGCTCCCTGGGCCCCTCTGGATCAGCATCAGCCGGTGAACTAAGCAGCAGTGAGCCCAGCACCCCAGCTCAGACTCCGCTGGCAGCACCCATCATTCCCACACCagccctcacctctcctggagCAGCACCCCCACTTCCTTCTCCCTCGAAG gaggaggaagggctgAGGGCCCAGGTGCGGGACCTGGAGGAGAAACTGGAGACTCTGCGTCTGAAGCGGTCAGAAGACAAGGCGAAGCTGAAAGAGCTGGAGAAGCACAAGATCCAGCTGGAGCAGGTGCAGGAATGGAAGAGCAAAATGCAGGAGCAGCAGGCAGACCTGCAGCGGCGCCTCAAAGAGGCGCGGAAG GAAGCCAAGGAGGCGCTGGAGGCAAAGGAGCGCTACATGGAGGAGATGGCAGACACAGCTGATGCCATTGAGATGGCCACTCTGGACAAGGAGATGGCTGAAGAGCGGGCTGAGTCTCTGCAGCAGGAGGTGGAGGCACTGAAGGAACGTGTGGATGAGCTCACCACAGACTTGGAGATCCTCAAGGCTGAGATTGAAGAGAAAG GCTCAGACGGGGCGGCATCCAGCTACCAGCTCAAGCAGCTAGAGGAGCAGAATGCCCGCCTAAAGGACGCCCTGGTGAG GATGCGAGATCTCTCTTCCTCAGAGAAGCAGGAGCATGTGAAGCTCCAGAAGCTCATGGAGAAGAAGAACCAGGAGCTGGAGGTTGTGAGGCAGCAGCGGGAGCGTCTTCAGGAGGAGCTGAGCCAGGCGGAGAGCACCATTGATGAGCTTAAGGAGCAG GTCGACGCTGCGCTGGGTGCTGAGGAGATGGTGGAGATGCTGACTGACCGGAACCTGAATCTAGAAGAGAAAGTTCGGGAACTGCGGGAGACCGTGGGGGATTTG GAAGCAATGAACGAGATGAATGATGAGCTGCAGGAGAATGCACGTGAGACAGAGCTGGAGCTCCGTGAGCAGCTGGACATGGCAGGAGCCCGAGTTCGGGAGGCCCAGAAGCGTGTGGAAGCAGCCCAGGAGACAGTTGCGGACTATCAGCAGACCATCAAGAAGTACCGCCAGTTGACCGCACACCTGCAG GATGTCAACCGGGAGCTGACAAACCAGCAGGAAGCGTCTGTGGAGAGACAGCAGCAGCCACCGCCCGAGACGTTCGATTTCAAAATCAAGTTCGCCGAGACCAAGGCTCATGCCAAG GCCATTGAGATGGAGTTGAGACAGATGGAGGTGGCCCAGGCCAACCGGCACATGTCCCTGCTCACGGCCTTCATGCCTGACAGCTTCCTTCGGCCAGGCGGAGACCACGACTGTGTCCTGGTGCTGCTGCTCATGCCCCGCCTCATATGCAAG GCAGAGCTCATCCGGAAGCAGGCCCAGGAGAAGTTTGACCTCAGCGAGAACTGTTCTGAGCGGCCTGGGCTCCGAGGAGCTGCTGGGGAGCAGCTGAGCTTTGCTGCGGGCCTGGTGTACTCGCTGAGTCTGCTGCAGGCCACGCTGCACCGCTATGAGCA TGCCCTCTCCCAGTGCAACGTGGACGTGTATAAGAAGGTGGGCAGCCTCTACCCTGAGATGAGTGCCCACGAACGCTCCTTAGATTTCCTCATTGAGCTGCTGCACAAGGATCAGCTGGACGAGACTGTCAACGTGGAGCCCCTCACCAAGGCCATCAAGTACTACCAG CATCTGTACAGCATCCACCTTGCCGAACAGCCCGAGGATTCCACCATGCAGCTGGCTGACCACATCAAG TTCACCCAGAGTGCCCTGGACTGTATGGGCGTGGAGGTGGGGCGGCTGCGTGCCTTCCTGCAG GGTGGGCAGGAGGCAACAGATATTGCTCTTCTTCTCCGAGACCTGGAAACATCATGCAGTGACATCCGCCAGTTCTGCAAGAAGATCCGAAGGCGAATGCCAGGGACAGATGCTCCTGGGATCCCAGCAGCACTGGCCTTTGGACCACAG GTATCCGACACACTCCTCGACTGCAGGAAGCACTTGACGTGGGTGGTGGCTGTTCTGCAGGAGGTGGCGGCTGCCGCCGCCCAGCTTATTGCCCCCCTGGCAGAGAATGAAGGGCTCCCTGTGGCTGCGCTGGAGGAGCTGGCTTTCAAAGCCAGCGagcag ATCTACGGGAGCCCCTCCAGCAGCCCCTATGAGTGTCTGCGCCAGTCATGTACCATCCTCATCAGCACGATGAACAAGCTGGCCACAGCCATGCAGGAGGGCGAGTACGACGCAGAGCGGCCACCCAGCAAG CCTCCTCCGGTTGAACTTCGGGCTGCAGCCCTGCGGGCAGAGATCACGGATGCTGAAGGTCTGGGTTTGAAGCTTGAAGACCGAGAGACAGTTATCAAGGAGTTAAAGAAGTCGCTCAAGATTAAG GGGGAGGAGCTGAGTGAGGCCAACGTGCGGCTGAGCCTCTTGGAGAAGAAGCTGGACAGCGCTGCCAAGGATGCAGACGAGCGCATCGAGAAAGTCCAGACTCGGCTGGAGGAGACTCAGACCCTGCTGCGGAAGAAGGAGAA AGACTTCGAGGAGACTATGGATGCGCTCCAGGCTGACATCGACCAGCTGGAGGCCGAGAAGGCCGAACTAAAGCAGCGGCTGAGCAGCCAGTCCAAGCGCACAATTGAGGGGCTCCGGGGCCCCCCTCCCTCAGGCATCGCTACCCTGGTCTCTGGCATTGCTGGTG GGGGCACTCCTGGGCAGGCTCCCGGCGCCTTGTCAGGCCCGGGGCTGGTGAAGGACTCACCACTGCTGCTTCAGCAGATCTCTGCCATGAGGCTGCAcatctctcagctccagcatgAGAACAGCATCCTCAAA GGAGCCCAGATGAAGGCGTCCTTGGCCGCTCTGCCCCCTCTGCATGTTGCAAAGCTTTCCCTCCCACCCCACGAGGGCCCTGGTGGCGAGCTGGTGGATGGGGCTCTGTATCGCAAGACCAGCCAGCTGTTGGAGACGCTGAATCAGCTGAGCACGCACACCCATGTAGTAGACATCACTCGAGCCAGTCCAG CTGCCAAGAGCCCATCAGCTCAGCTTATGGAACAAGTGATTCAGCTCAAGTCCCTGAGCGACACCATCGAGAGGCTCAAG gatGAGGTCCTCAAGGAGACAGTAACTCAGCGTCCCGGAGCTACGGTCCCCACTGACTTTGCCACCTTCCCTTCATCAGCCTTCCTCAGG GCCAAGGAGGAGCAGCAAGACGACACAGTCTACATGGGCAAAGTGACCTTCTCGTGTGCAGCAGGCCTAGGACAGCGACACCGGCTGGTGCTGACCCAGGAGCAGCTGCACCAGCTTCACAGCCGCCTCATCTCCTAA
- the Dctn1 gene encoding dynactin subunit 1 isoform X2, producing MAQSKRHAYNRTPSASRMSAEAGARPLRVGSRVEVIGKGHRGTVAYVGATLFATGKWVGVILDEAKGKNDGTVQGRKYFTCDEGHGIFVRQSQIQVFEDGADTTSPETPDSSASKVLKREGADAAAKTSKLAPTARKTTTRRPKPTRPASTGVSGASSSLGPSGSASAGELSSSEPSTPAQTPLAAPIIPTPALTSPGAAPPLPSPSKEEEGLRAQVRDLEEKLETLRLKRSEDKAKLKELEKHKIQLEQVQEWKSKMQEQQADLQRRLKEARKEAKEALEAKERYMEEMADTADAIEMATLDKEMAEERAESLQQEVEALKERVDELTTDLEILKAEIEEKGSDGAASSYQLKQLEEQNARLKDALVRMRDLSSSEKQEHVKLQKLMEKKNQELEVVRQQRERLQEELSQAESTIDELKEQVDAALGAEEMVEMLTDRNLNLEEKVRELRETVGDLEAMNEMNDELQENARETELELREQLDMAGARVREAQKRVEAAQETVADYQQTIKKYRQLTAHLQDVNRELTNQQEASVERQQQPPPETFDFKIKFAETKAHAKAIEMELRQMEVAQANRHMSLLTAFMPDSFLRPGGDHDCVLVLLLMPRLICKAELIRKQAQEKFDLSENCSERPGLRGAAGEQLSFAAGLVYSLSLLQATLHRYEHALSQCNVDVYKKVGSLYPEMSAHERSLDFLIELLHKDQLDETVNVEPLTKAIKYYQHLYSIHLAEQPEDSTMQLADHIKFTQSALDCMGVEVGRLRAFLQGGQEATDIALLLRDLETSCSDIRQFCKKIRRRMPGTDAPGIPAALAFGPQVSDTLLDCRKHLTWVVAVLQEVAAAAAQLIAPLAENEGLPVAALEELAFKASEQIYGSPSSSPYECLRQSCTILISTMNKLATAMQEGEYDAERPPSKPPPVELRAAALRAEITDAEGLGLKLEDRETVIKELKKSLKIKGEELSEANVRLSLLEKKLDSAAKDADERIEKVQTRLEETQTLLRKKEKDFEETMDALQADIDQLEAEKAELKQRLSSQSKRTIEGLRGPPPSGIATLVSGIAGGGTPGQAPGALSGPGLVKDSPLLLQQISAMRLHISQLQHENSILKGAQMKASLAALPPLHVAKLSLPPHEGPGGELVDGALYRKTSQLLETLNQLSTHTHVVDITRASPAAKSPSAQLMEQVIQLKSLSDTIERLKDEVLKETVTQRPGATVPTDFATFPSSAFLRAKEEQQDDTVYMGKVTFSCAAGLGQRHRLVLTQEQLHQLHSRLIS from the exons ATGGCCCAGAGCAAGAGGCACGCGTACAATCGG ACTCCGAGTGCCAGCAGGATGAGTGCGGAAGCAGGTGCCCGGCCCCTGCGGGTAGGCTCCCGTGTAGAAGTGATTGGAAAAGGCCACCGAGGCACTGTGGCCTATGTTGGAGCCACACTCTTTGCCACTGGCAAATGGGTGGGCGTGATCCTGGATGAAGCAAAAGGCAAGAACGATGGCACTGTCCAGGGAAGGAAGTATTTCACATGTGATGAAGGCCATGGCATCTTCGTACGCCAATCCCAG ATCCAAGTATTTGAAGATGGAGCAGATACTACTTCCCCAGAGACTCCTGACTCTTCTGCTTCAAAGGTCCTCAAGAGAG AGGGAGCGGATGCAGCTGCAAAGACCAGCAAACTG GCACCGACAGCCCGAAAG ACCACAACCCGACGGCCCAAG CCTACTCGCCCAGCCAGTACGGGGGTGTCGGGGGCCAGTAGCTCCCTGGGCCCCTCTGGATCAGCATCAGCCGGTGAACTAAGCAGCAGTGAGCCCAGCACCCCAGCTCAGACTCCGCTGGCAGCACCCATCATTCCCACACCagccctcacctctcctggagCAGCACCCCCACTTCCTTCTCCCTCGAAG gaggaggaagggctgAGGGCCCAGGTGCGGGACCTGGAGGAGAAACTGGAGACTCTGCGTCTGAAGCGGTCAGAAGACAAGGCGAAGCTGAAAGAGCTGGAGAAGCACAAGATCCAGCTGGAGCAGGTGCAGGAATGGAAGAGCAAAATGCAGGAGCAGCAGGCAGACCTGCAGCGGCGCCTCAAAGAGGCGCGGAAG GAAGCCAAGGAGGCGCTGGAGGCAAAGGAGCGCTACATGGAGGAGATGGCAGACACAGCTGATGCCATTGAGATGGCCACTCTGGACAAGGAGATGGCTGAAGAGCGGGCTGAGTCTCTGCAGCAGGAGGTGGAGGCACTGAAGGAACGTGTGGATGAGCTCACCACAGACTTGGAGATCCTCAAGGCTGAGATTGAAGAGAAAG GCTCAGACGGGGCGGCATCCAGCTACCAGCTCAAGCAGCTAGAGGAGCAGAATGCCCGCCTAAAGGACGCCCTGGTGAG GATGCGAGATCTCTCTTCCTCAGAGAAGCAGGAGCATGTGAAGCTCCAGAAGCTCATGGAGAAGAAGAACCAGGAGCTGGAGGTTGTGAGGCAGCAGCGGGAGCGTCTTCAGGAGGAGCTGAGCCAGGCGGAGAGCACCATTGATGAGCTTAAGGAGCAG GTCGACGCTGCGCTGGGTGCTGAGGAGATGGTGGAGATGCTGACTGACCGGAACCTGAATCTAGAAGAGAAAGTTCGGGAACTGCGGGAGACCGTGGGGGATTTG GAAGCAATGAACGAGATGAATGATGAGCTGCAGGAGAATGCACGTGAGACAGAGCTGGAGCTCCGTGAGCAGCTGGACATGGCAGGAGCCCGAGTTCGGGAGGCCCAGAAGCGTGTGGAAGCAGCCCAGGAGACAGTTGCGGACTATCAGCAGACCATCAAGAAGTACCGCCAGTTGACCGCACACCTGCAG GATGTCAACCGGGAGCTGACAAACCAGCAGGAAGCGTCTGTGGAGAGACAGCAGCAGCCACCGCCCGAGACGTTCGATTTCAAAATCAAGTTCGCCGAGACCAAGGCTCATGCCAAG GCCATTGAGATGGAGTTGAGACAGATGGAGGTGGCCCAGGCCAACCGGCACATGTCCCTGCTCACGGCCTTCATGCCTGACAGCTTCCTTCGGCCAGGCGGAGACCACGACTGTGTCCTGGTGCTGCTGCTCATGCCCCGCCTCATATGCAAG GCAGAGCTCATCCGGAAGCAGGCCCAGGAGAAGTTTGACCTCAGCGAGAACTGTTCTGAGCGGCCTGGGCTCCGAGGAGCTGCTGGGGAGCAGCTGAGCTTTGCTGCGGGCCTGGTGTACTCGCTGAGTCTGCTGCAGGCCACGCTGCACCGCTATGAGCA TGCCCTCTCCCAGTGCAACGTGGACGTGTATAAGAAGGTGGGCAGCCTCTACCCTGAGATGAGTGCCCACGAACGCTCCTTAGATTTCCTCATTGAGCTGCTGCACAAGGATCAGCTGGACGAGACTGTCAACGTGGAGCCCCTCACCAAGGCCATCAAGTACTACCAG CATCTGTACAGCATCCACCTTGCCGAACAGCCCGAGGATTCCACCATGCAGCTGGCTGACCACATCAAG TTCACCCAGAGTGCCCTGGACTGTATGGGCGTGGAGGTGGGGCGGCTGCGTGCCTTCCTGCAG GGTGGGCAGGAGGCAACAGATATTGCTCTTCTTCTCCGAGACCTGGAAACATCATGCAGTGACATCCGCCAGTTCTGCAAGAAGATCCGAAGGCGAATGCCAGGGACAGATGCTCCTGGGATCCCAGCAGCACTGGCCTTTGGACCACAG GTATCCGACACACTCCTCGACTGCAGGAAGCACTTGACGTGGGTGGTGGCTGTTCTGCAGGAGGTGGCGGCTGCCGCCGCCCAGCTTATTGCCCCCCTGGCAGAGAATGAAGGGCTCCCTGTGGCTGCGCTGGAGGAGCTGGCTTTCAAAGCCAGCGagcag ATCTACGGGAGCCCCTCCAGCAGCCCCTATGAGTGTCTGCGCCAGTCATGTACCATCCTCATCAGCACGATGAACAAGCTGGCCACAGCCATGCAGGAGGGCGAGTACGACGCAGAGCGGCCACCCAGCAAG CCTCCTCCGGTTGAACTTCGGGCTGCAGCCCTGCGGGCAGAGATCACGGATGCTGAAGGTCTGGGTTTGAAGCTTGAAGACCGAGAGACAGTTATCAAGGAGTTAAAGAAGTCGCTCAAGATTAAG GGGGAGGAGCTGAGTGAGGCCAACGTGCGGCTGAGCCTCTTGGAGAAGAAGCTGGACAGCGCTGCCAAGGATGCAGACGAGCGCATCGAGAAAGTCCAGACTCGGCTGGAGGAGACTCAGACCCTGCTGCGGAAGAAGGAGAA AGACTTCGAGGAGACTATGGATGCGCTCCAGGCTGACATCGACCAGCTGGAGGCCGAGAAGGCCGAACTAAAGCAGCGGCTGAGCAGCCAGTCCAAGCGCACAATTGAGGGGCTCCGGGGCCCCCCTCCCTCAGGCATCGCTACCCTGGTCTCTGGCATTGCTGGTG GGGGCACTCCTGGGCAGGCTCCCGGCGCCTTGTCAGGCCCGGGGCTGGTGAAGGACTCACCACTGCTGCTTCAGCAGATCTCTGCCATGAGGCTGCAcatctctcagctccagcatgAGAACAGCATCCTCAAA GGAGCCCAGATGAAGGCGTCCTTGGCCGCTCTGCCCCCTCTGCATGTTGCAAAGCTTTCCCTCCCACCCCACGAGGGCCCTGGTGGCGAGCTGGTGGATGGGGCTCTGTATCGCAAGACCAGCCAGCTGTTGGAGACGCTGAATCAGCTGAGCACGCACACCCATGTAGTAGACATCACTCGAGCCAGTCCAG CTGCCAAGAGCCCATCAGCTCAGCTTATGGAACAAGTGATTCAGCTCAAGTCCCTGAGCGACACCATCGAGAGGCTCAAG gatGAGGTCCTCAAGGAGACAGTAACTCAGCGTCCCGGAGCTACGGTCCCCACTGACTTTGCCACCTTCCCTTCATCAGCCTTCCTCAGG GCCAAGGAGGAGCAGCAAGACGACACAGTCTACATGGGCAAAGTGACCTTCTCGTGTGCAGCAGGCCTAGGACAGCGACACCGGCTGGTGCTGACCCAGGAGCAGCTGCACCAGCTTCACAGCCGCCTCATCTCCTAA